GTTACTGGACTGCTCCGAGAGCTCGCGCTGGGTTGTCTCCATGTCCTGTTCCAGCCGCTCCAGGTCATGGCTCAGCTTGTCGCGGATCGACTCCAGTTTTTCGACCTGTTTTTTCGAAATCAGATCGGTCATAGGTGAATCATTCCTCTTTAAGGGCGGACTTTAACCTGTCGCGGACTTCCTCTGGCTCTATTCCCTGGAGCAGGAGGGTCTTCTCCCGGGACTTTTCCCCGGCTGCGAGCGTGACCCGGTTCTTCTTAAGCTCCAGCTCGCGGGCGACGAACCGTGTCAGCTCCCGGTTAGCCTTGCCTTCGACAGGAGGAGCCTGCAGGCGGATTCGCAGCCGCCCGCCGGCTTCCCCCATGATCTCGGATTTTCTGGCTCCGGGGCTTACCCGGACCAGGAGCAGCGTGCCGTCCGGCGTGCCGGAGAGCACTCTACCACTTGAAC
Above is a window of Actinomycetota bacterium DNA encoding:
- a CDS encoding YggU family protein → MLSGTPDGTLLLVRVSPGARKSEIMGEAGGRLRIRLQAPPVEGKANRELTRFVARELELKKNRVTLAAGEKSREKTLLLQGIEPEEVRDRLKSALKEE